Proteins from one Elephas maximus indicus isolate mEleMax1 chromosome 12, mEleMax1 primary haplotype, whole genome shotgun sequence genomic window:
- the LOC126087314 gene encoding uncharacterized protein LOC126087314 → MDAESSVPSVVGGPSRARSRRRRLSVVGRHGRGVVGAVCRWWAEPDAESLTAVCRWWADMDAESSVPSVGGGPTWTRSLRCRLSVVGRHGRGVVGAVCRWWAELGAESPAPSVGGGPTWTRSRRCRLSVAGRAGRGVAGAVCRWWADMDAESSVPSVGGGLRWTRSRRCRLSVAGRAGRGVAGAVCRWWADMDAESSVPSVGGGRS, encoded by the exons ATGGACGCAGAGTCGTCGGTGCCGTCTGTCGTTGGCGGGCCGAGCCGGGCGCGGAGTCGCCGGCGCCGTCTGTCGGTGGTGGGCCGACATGGACGCGGAGTCGTCGGTGCCGTCTGTCGGTGGTGGGCTGAGCCGGACGCGGAGTCGCTGACGGCCGTCTGTCGGTGGTGGGCCGACATGGACGCGGAGTCGTCGGTGCCGTCTGTCGGTGGTGGGCCGACATGGACGCGGAGTCTTCGGTGCCGTCTGTCGGTGGTGGGCCGACATGGACGCGGAGTCGTCGGTGCCGTCTGTCGGTGGTGGGCTGAGCTGGGCGCGGAGTCGCCGGCGCCGTCTGTTGGTGGTGGGCCGACATGGACGCGGAGTCGTCGGTGCCGTCTGTCGGTGGCAGGCCGAGCCGGGCGCGGAGTCGCCGGTGCCGTCTGTCGGTGGTGGGCCGACATGGACGCGGAGTCGTCGGTGCCGTCTGTCGGTGGTGGGCTGAG ATGGACGCGGAGTCGCCGGTGCCGTCTGTCGGTGGCGGGCCGAGCCGGGCGCGGAGTCGCCGGTGCCGTCTGTCGGTGGTGGGCCGACATGGACGCGGAGTCGTCGGTGCCGTCTGTCGGTGGTGGGCGGAGCTGA